Proteins encoded together in one Spirochaetota bacterium window:
- the hemA gene encoding glutamyl-tRNA reductase → MKEYVPHIGMVGMSHKTAPVETRECFAFDPNALDLFVQNAKDANILEMVYIATCNRMELYYVSSNIEEATQSVLRLLEQFAGLTREHFEPVLYKKYHKEAVRHLLCVASSLDSMVVGENEIVGQVKEWYRWATQHNATGTILNKLFHQAFRTAKRVRTQTEIARNPLSIAFIAVELAKKIFEDLSKQSVLLIGAGEMAELILKYLTKFKIGSITLANRSLHNAQRIANEINRDATIITLSEIIETIPTVDIIITSTGAHHFMLTKEMIQEAVKKRTQPLFLIDIAVPRNIEPAAGAIHDVFLYNIDDLKSIADENLKSRLNETKLALEMIDADTEEFMNWYDSLQIVPLITKIQQTFETIRNEELKKYRRRKLKHLDDSDFEIIEELTRQIMTKTLHIPISYIKELGTNYHTKEAREKAKLLREIFKL, encoded by the coding sequence GTGAAAGAATATGTACCACACATTGGCATGGTAGGCATGAGCCATAAAACGGCTCCGGTTGAAACACGTGAGTGTTTTGCGTTTGATCCTAACGCACTGGATTTGTTTGTACAAAACGCAAAAGATGCTAATATTCTTGAAATGGTATACATTGCAACCTGCAACAGAATGGAATTGTACTATGTTTCTTCAAATATTGAAGAAGCAACTCAATCAGTATTACGGCTTTTAGAGCAATTTGCCGGATTAACCCGTGAACATTTTGAACCAGTATTATATAAAAAATATCACAAGGAAGCAGTACGGCACCTGTTATGCGTTGCCTCATCGCTTGATTCAATGGTTGTTGGCGAAAATGAAATTGTTGGTCAAGTCAAGGAGTGGTACAGGTGGGCAACACAACATAATGCAACAGGTACTATCTTAAATAAGCTATTTCACCAGGCATTCAGAACTGCAAAACGTGTGCGCACCCAAACTGAGATTGCTCGCAATCCTTTATCTATTGCATTTATTGCCGTGGAACTTGCAAAGAAAATATTTGAAGATCTTTCCAAACAATCTGTCCTTTTAATTGGTGCCGGTGAGATGGCTGAACTTATCTTGAAATACTTAACAAAATTTAAGATTGGATCTATAACACTGGCTAACCGTTCATTACATAATGCTCAACGAATTGCCAATGAAATAAACCGTGATGCGACCATAATTACACTTTCAGAAATTATTGAAACTATCCCCACTGTTGATATAATAATAACCTCAACAGGGGCTCATCACTTTATGTTGACAAAAGAGATGATACAGGAAGCAGTAAAAAAACGTACACAGCCACTTTTTCTTATTGATATTGCCGTTCCACGGAATATTGAACCTGCAGCAGGCGCAATACACGATGTATTTCTTTATAACATTGATGATTTAAAATCCATCGCTGATGAAAATCTAAAAAGTCGCCTCAACGAAACTAAACTAGCTCTTGAAATGATAGATGCCGATACTGAAGAATTCATGAACTGGTACGATAGCCTGCAGATAGTACCATTAATTACAAAAATACAACAAACCTTTGAAACTATCCGGAATGAAGAGCTCAAAAAATACCGACGCCGTAAACTCAAGCATTTAGATGATAGCGATTTTGAAATCATCGAAGAGCTCACTCGACAGATTATGACAAAGACACTTCATATACCTATTTCGTATATTAAAGAGCTTGGAACTAACTATCACACAAAAGAAGCAAGGGAAAAAGCAAAGCTATTGCGGGAGATTTTTAAATTATGA
- a CDS encoding radical SAM protein, whose product MNGLRLIFWELTKRCNLRCAHCRAESFDKEYINELTTEQICSVIDTIASNYRPIIVLTGGEPLYRKDLFDIARYIHFKGLPIALATNGTLIDNTIAQQIKDAGFQRVSISIDGPDAHTHDSFRGIPGSFDSALKGAQFLFKAGVPFQFNTTITKRNVATIDAILQLAKATHAAALHVFMLVPVGCGVEIADTDMLSKEQYEEVLRSLYYKTKEAGIEFKATCAPHYYRIIRQEAKKEGRQLTFETDGLAAVTRGCLAGSGVCFISHRGDVQPCGYLPIVAGNVLQTSFNQIWEASELFANLRNLNHLKGKCGICEYKPFCAGCRARAYYETGDYMDEEPYCMYQPKRMSNV is encoded by the coding sequence ATGAATGGCCTTCGCCTTATATTCTGGGAGCTCACAAAGCGCTGTAACCTGCGCTGTGCACACTGCAGAGCTGAAAGCTTTGACAAAGAATACATCAATGAACTGACAACTGAACAAATTTGTTCAGTCATTGATACTATTGCCAGTAACTATCGCCCCATTATAGTGTTAACCGGTGGTGAGCCATTATACCGTAAGGATTTATTTGATATTGCACGCTATATACATTTCAAAGGGTTACCGATAGCACTTGCAACCAATGGCACACTTATAGACAATACTATTGCACAACAAATCAAAGACGCTGGATTCCAGCGTGTAAGTATTTCCATTGATGGCCCTGATGCACATACCCACGATTCTTTTAGAGGAATACCTGGTTCATTTGATAGTGCGCTTAAAGGCGCACAGTTTTTATTTAAAGCGGGTGTTCCATTTCAATTCAATACAACCATCACAAAGCGAAATGTTGCCACTATTGATGCGATATTGCAACTTGCCAAAGCCACACATGCTGCTGCGCTGCATGTGTTTATGCTGGTGCCGGTTGGTTGCGGCGTTGAAATTGCTGATACTGATATGCTTTCAAAAGAACAGTACGAAGAGGTGCTGCGCTCCCTTTACTATAAAACCAAAGAAGCAGGTATTGAATTTAAAGCAACCTGTGCACCACACTACTATCGCATCATACGCCAGGAGGCAAAAAAAGAAGGCAGGCAACTTACCTTTGAAACTGATGGGCTTGCAGCAGTGACACGCGGGTGCCTTGCAGGAAGTGGAGTATGCTTTATTTCGCACAGAGGCGATGTGCAGCCCTGCGGATATTTACCGATAGTAGCAGGCAATGTATTGCAGACATCATTCAATCAAATCTGGGAAGCCTCCGAGCTTTTTGCCAATTTGCGCAACCTCAATCATTTAAAAGGTAAATGCGGCATATGTGAATATAAACCATTTTGCGCAGGATGCCGTGCACGTGCCTACTATGAAACCGGTGACTATATGGACGAAGAACCTTACTGTATGTATCAGCCAAAGAGGATGTCCAATGTGTGA
- a CDS encoding radical SAM protein produces MIDIGKLYCAGSSTGDGLRYGTEATADAHGNRPHTRVELASQRRPIVVWNVTRTCNLNCVHCYTDSHNRKYDELTTEQGLKLIDDLAAFSIPSLLFSGGEPLMRKDLFTLIERAADKNIRPVLSTNGTLIDRDKARAMKDAGIVYVGISLDGMEDVNDRFRGVDGAFKKAMKGFEHCIAVGQRVGLRLTLTRRNFEDLHRIFDFIEKEGINRACFYHLVYSGRGGNLFADDLTYSQQRKAQDIIIERTNDFFTRGLDINILTVDNHVDGVYLYLKLLQKDEKKAHKVKELLTWNGGGAYSTGVGIANIDFVGNVHPDQFWQDYTFGNVLERSFADIWMDESDPLMKGLKHKSHYIKGRCRLCQYKSMCNGSMRVRAYRVFGDPWAPDPQCYLTDEEIGLTKEKIDELKQSGEYFEMPSELKN; encoded by the coding sequence ATGATTGATATAGGCAAACTGTACTGCGCAGGCTCTTCTACGGGTGATGGGCTACGCTACGGCACAGAAGCAACTGCAGATGCCCACGGCAACAGGCCACACACACGCGTGGAACTTGCTAGCCAGCGCCGTCCAATTGTGGTGTGGAATGTGACGCGCACCTGCAATTTAAACTGTGTACACTGCTACACTGATTCGCACAACCGCAAATACGATGAGCTAACAACAGAGCAAGGTTTAAAGCTTATCGATGATTTAGCTGCGTTTAGTATCCCTTCACTGCTTTTTTCTGGTGGAGAGCCATTAATGCGCAAAGATCTTTTTACACTTATTGAACGGGCGGCTGATAAAAATATACGCCCTGTGCTTTCTACCAACGGGACACTAATTGACAGGGACAAGGCACGCGCAATGAAAGATGCAGGCATAGTATATGTGGGCATTAGCCTTGATGGTATGGAGGATGTAAATGACAGATTTCGCGGCGTTGATGGCGCATTTAAAAAAGCAATGAAGGGGTTTGAACACTGCATAGCAGTAGGACAGAGAGTTGGACTGCGACTGACATTAACACGACGCAACTTTGAAGACCTACACCGTATCTTTGATTTTATTGAAAAAGAGGGAATTAACCGCGCATGTTTTTATCATCTAGTGTACTCGGGTCGTGGGGGTAACCTTTTTGCTGATGATTTAACATACTCCCAGCAGCGGAAAGCACAGGACATCATCATTGAACGTACCAATGACTTTTTTACCCGCGGACTTGACATTAATATTTTAACTGTGGATAATCATGTTGATGGAGTGTATTTGTATTTAAAGCTTTTGCAAAAAGATGAAAAAAAAGCACACAAAGTAAAAGAACTGTTAACATGGAATGGCGGAGGTGCATATTCAACAGGTGTGGGAATAGCTAACATTGATTTTGTGGGAAACGTGCACCCCGATCAGTTTTGGCAGGATTATACATTTGGCAATGTGTTAGAGCGCTCATTTGCTGATATATGGATGGATGAATCAGACCCGCTTATGAAAGGGTTAAAACATAAATCCCACTATATCAAAGGGCGCTGCAGGCTGTGTCAGTATAAATCAATGTGTAATGGTTCAATGCGAGTGCGCGCATACCGAGTGTTTGGCGATCCGTGGGCACCAGATCCACAGTGCTACCTTACCGACGAGGAAATTGGACTTACAAAAGAAAAAATTGATGAATTAAAACAAAGTGGCGAGTATTTTGAAATGCCGTCCGAATTAAAAAACTAG
- a CDS encoding bifunctional precorrin-2 dehydrogenase/sirohydrochlorin ferrochelatase: protein MLYPIMYNIKGKRVVVIGGGQVALRKVKDLTSAGAHVVVIAPYIHHELEEFAATHTSVTIEKRSYQYGDCKGATLVFSATNNKEINRKVFDEALALNIPINAVDDPDNSSFYVPSFFTRGLLLVAVSTGGASPAMAAKVRRLIEQSIPQDIEIVLDVMNEIRRILKQDFAHLEVTKRSDILKAIANDDTLVEQAKEAYKKNTLREFLNKMINK, encoded by the coding sequence ATGCTGTATCCAATAATGTATAACATAAAGGGAAAACGTGTTGTTGTTATAGGCGGTGGTCAGGTTGCATTACGCAAGGTAAAAGATCTGACAAGCGCAGGCGCACACGTTGTGGTGATAGCTCCTTACATTCATCATGAGCTAGAAGAATTTGCAGCCACACACACTTCGGTCACTATTGAAAAACGCTCATACCAGTACGGAGATTGCAAAGGTGCTACGTTAGTTTTTTCTGCAACAAATAATAAAGAGATAAACCGGAAAGTTTTTGATGAAGCTTTAGCATTGAACATTCCCATAAACGCTGTTGATGATCCTGACAATTCATCATTTTATGTACCATCGTTTTTTACGCGCGGTTTGCTTCTTGTTGCTGTTTCCACTGGTGGTGCTTCTCCGGCTATGGCAGCTAAAGTAAGAAGGCTGATTGAGCAAAGCATCCCACAGGATATTGAAATAGTGCTTGATGTAATGAATGAAATAAGACGAATCTTAAAACAAGATTTTGCACATCTTGAAGTGACAAAACGAAGTGATATTCTGAAAGCGATAGCTAATGATGACACACTTGTAGAACAGGCCAAAGAAGCATATAAAAAAAATACCCTGCGTGAATTTTTGAATAAAATGATCAATAAATAA
- a CDS encoding STAS domain-containing protein yields MNITQEIKDKVLIISIEGELISPQALDTDKKIISIIEKEKKERVILNLSKVDFIDSTGLGILVSIRLYCKKNKIMFATVGVNEKIKRTFTVTEMTSFLNIHDSLDKLL; encoded by the coding sequence ATGAATATTACACAAGAGATAAAAGACAAAGTGCTCATTATATCAATTGAAGGGGAATTAATATCGCCTCAAGCTCTAGATACTGATAAAAAGATAATTTCTATAATTGAAAAAGAAAAAAAAGAGCGAGTAATCCTCAATCTTTCAAAGGTTGATTTTATTGATTCTACAGGCCTAGGTATACTTGTTTCAATACGATTGTATTGTAAAAAAAACAAGATCATGTTTGCAACTGTAGGTGTAAATGAAAAGATAAAGCGAACATTTACAGTAACCGAAATGACTTCATTTTTAAATATACACGATTCATTAGATAAGCTTTTGTAA
- a CDS encoding ROK family protein has protein sequence MRDYIAGVDIGGTKIIVTVADAAGIRARVYQHTQLAGDPLAIPKQVFKLVQLAAEYASIQYDEIMSVGVATCSPFQLKGSFKEIVAPNLCGGLTDSGRLPNNWKSIPIEEFLTDLYPNCIIENDCVAAVVAEKLFGTGRLYDNLVYVTWSTGIGAGAYVDGKLIRGKNSNAPHFGHIYVAQNGPQCGCGNFGDLESIASGTAIARQYGVSSAKEVFDNYRKGDSKAIEIIHNAARNLARGLASLNALFDTEYISLGGSIMNDSDIVLPLIRDEFYASFPVLSSNVIIERSSLFEYIADISSLSLVMPPSWIESWRQHKPWQQAPELITL, from the coding sequence ATGCGTGACTATATTGCTGGTGTAGATATTGGTGGAACAAAGATAATTGTAACAGTGGCAGATGCAGCAGGCATACGAGCCCGTGTGTATCAACATACGCAGCTGGCAGGGGATCCGCTTGCCATTCCAAAACAAGTTTTTAAACTTGTTCAATTGGCTGCGGAGTATGCTAGTATTCAATATGATGAAATTATGTCAGTTGGGGTAGCCACATGCAGTCCTTTTCAGCTGAAAGGTTCGTTTAAAGAAATAGTAGCACCAAATCTTTGTGGTGGTTTAACCGATAGCGGCCGGCTTCCTAATAACTGGAAATCAATCCCTATTGAAGAATTCTTAACAGATTTATATCCTAATTGTATTATTGAAAATGACTGTGTGGCAGCAGTAGTTGCCGAAAAGCTCTTTGGGACTGGAAGGCTATATGATAATCTGGTATACGTTACCTGGAGTACTGGCATTGGAGCAGGAGCCTATGTTGATGGTAAACTGATAAGAGGCAAAAACAGCAATGCACCTCATTTTGGACATATCTATGTTGCCCAAAATGGCCCACAGTGCGGATGTGGCAATTTTGGTGATCTGGAATCAATTGCAAGTGGTACTGCAATTGCCCGCCAGTACGGCGTTTCTTCTGCAAAAGAAGTTTTTGACAACTATAGAAAAGGGGATAGTAAGGCCATAGAAATTATACACAACGCAGCCCGTAATTTGGCAAGAGGCCTTGCATCATTGAATGCGCTGTTTGATACAGAATATATTTCTCTTGGTGGCAGCATCATGAATGACAGTGACATTGTGTTGCCCCTGATTAGGGATGAATTTTATGCATCATTTCCGGTTCTTTCAAGTAATGTTATCATTGAACGAAGTTCTTTGTTTGAATATATTGCTGATATATCATCATTATCACTTGTAATGCCCCCTTCGTGGATTGAGTCATGGAGACAGCATAAGCCATGGCAGCAGGCACCTGAATTGATTACACTGTAA
- the queF gene encoding preQ(1) synthase — protein sequence MTDYSKAKDAHIEKVEGYAFDTIPAQGHLPLVQWEYPEFQSVCPISGRHDQGTLIITYQPKKLLLESKSVRNYLSAWRNKSIWQEFVTDVIAQDLFDAVKPVWLKVEIKWAPRGGIFATTISVKGKANYNA from the coding sequence ATGACAGATTATTCAAAAGCAAAAGATGCACACATTGAAAAAGTTGAAGGGTATGCCTTTGATACCATACCTGCACAGGGCCATCTCCCTCTGGTACAATGGGAATACCCTGAATTTCAGAGTGTATGCCCCATTTCAGGAAGGCATGATCAGGGTACTCTCATTATAACCTATCAGCCAAAAAAACTACTTCTTGAAAGTAAATCCGTTCGTAATTATTTAAGTGCATGGCGCAATAAGTCAATCTGGCAGGAATTTGTCACTGATGTTATTGCGCAGGATTTATTTGATGCAGTAAAACCTGTATGGCTCAAGGTAGAGATTAAATGGGCTCCACGTGGTGGCATTTTTGCAACCACCATATCTGTAAAAGGTAAGGCTAATTACAATGCGTGA
- a CDS encoding YfiM family protein, whose translation MPGKNIIRCAAVTIVILFSTALFAQDSVDQTSQPQSATTTSIVTDSNWPTIPTLAMFVAVPTITLIYGMETWDWGEQNEWRWAHEGFFGQNTDSGGADKIGHGWAHYLAFRVFHNYYDWSEKGKSTKWIYSISTATFLGVFIEVGDAFTGKYGFSYEDVVADMAGIGLGILLEYSPTLDSLIGFSWQYWPTESYFDRWGKNPLHMTSDYSGAKYVFNFRLAGLQNLGIKIPTFMRYIQFDIGYFTRNYVRWDNTTAEPYRSMYYGISLNFMEVVKDFFENPESKPSKILQQPFKYYHIPAGYFVEDKI comes from the coding sequence ATGCCTGGTAAAAATATTATTCGTTGTGCTGCTGTAACAATAGTTATACTGTTTTCAACAGCTCTGTTTGCTCAGGATTCTGTTGATCAGACATCACAACCACAAAGTGCAACAACTACTTCAATAGTTACCGATAGTAACTGGCCAACAATTCCAACCCTGGCAATGTTTGTTGCTGTACCCACCATTACATTAATTTATGGTATGGAAACATGGGACTGGGGAGAACAAAATGAATGGCGATGGGCACATGAAGGTTTTTTTGGCCAGAATACAGATTCCGGCGGAGCTGATAAAATAGGCCACGGGTGGGCGCATTATTTGGCATTTAGAGTTTTTCATAATTATTATGATTGGTCAGAAAAAGGCAAAAGCACTAAATGGATTTATTCAATTTCTACAGCTACATTTTTAGGTGTTTTTATTGAAGTTGGCGATGCGTTTACCGGCAAATATGGATTTTCGTACGAAGATGTTGTTGCAGATATGGCTGGTATAGGCCTTGGAATACTCCTTGAATATTCCCCTACTCTGGATTCTCTTATTGGCTTCAGCTGGCAATACTGGCCAACGGAAAGCTATTTTGACCGATGGGGTAAAAATCCTTTACATATGACCAGTGATTACAGTGGGGCAAAATATGTTTTTAATTTCAGATTAGCAGGCCTACAAAATTTAGGTATAAAAATCCCAACCTTTATGCGTTATATACAGTTTGATATAGGCTATTTCACTCGGAATTATGTTCGATGGGATAACACAACTGCTGAACCTTATAGAAGCATGTATTACGGAATATCACTAAATTTTATGGAAGTAGTAAAAGACTTCTTTGAAAACCCTGAGAGCAAACCAAGCAAAATTTTGCAACAACCATTTAAATACTACCATATTCCAGCAGGATACTTTGTAGAAGATAAAATATAA
- a CDS encoding aldehyde ferredoxin oxidoreductase family protein has product MQEIIGTSNKVIEVDLTSQSYREIPISEKDLELYLGGKGLGLKLFYDRVPAGIDPLSAENEFIVMTGVYLGTGAPCAGRFAAVTKSPLTGLMGTGSCGGPFGMALKTSGWDGLIVKGKAKAPVYIVISSKGVEFKDAKKLWGKDTQTVQKALENEGSGALVIGQAGENKVLYANICSGHRFLGRCGMGAVLGSKNLKAIVAKGNEFKILPKNPKKFDKARKKTLKFINRNPITSVSYRQFGTNANVNLNNAGGLLPVRNFTGGSHGEAHKLSGEEMAERFDTKFSTCKPCAILCGHKGNIDGEIKQIPEYETIGTFGSNLEIFDPVAVSHFNELCTKYGLDTISTAVTIAWAMEATEKGLIKTDLRFGSPENVAKTITDIAFRRGLGNDLANGTRKLSQKYGGADFAIQVKGLEMAAYDPRGAWGQALSYAVANRGACHLSTASFAVEVYLNMHDPFSLKGKGSMIAFLEDVTCAINSMHICQFTAFAVELEPFVVKYTPTFLLNPMVTYLNPIATKFMDVSLWPEMWSGITGKPMGMFKWIKAGRRIHVLERYMNTREGISRKDDTLPQRFLTEGRNCDPKQRTVPLDELLDSYYKARGFDSNGIPKDRTLKRLKIEKK; this is encoded by the coding sequence ATGCAGGAAATTATTGGAACAAGTAACAAGGTCATTGAAGTTGACTTAACTTCACAATCCTACCGCGAAATCCCAATATCCGAGAAAGACCTAGAATTATATCTTGGCGGCAAAGGATTGGGTTTAAAACTTTTTTACGATAGGGTGCCAGCAGGGATTGACCCTCTTTCTGCGGAAAACGAATTCATTGTCATGACAGGTGTATATTTGGGTACCGGTGCACCATGTGCTGGACGTTTTGCAGCTGTCACAAAATCGCCATTAACAGGCCTTATGGGAACTGGCTCTTGTGGAGGACCTTTTGGCATGGCATTAAAAACATCTGGATGGGATGGGCTTATTGTCAAGGGTAAAGCAAAGGCACCAGTGTATATTGTCATAAGTTCAAAAGGCGTTGAATTCAAAGATGCAAAAAAGCTCTGGGGAAAAGACACGCAGACTGTTCAAAAGGCTCTTGAAAATGAAGGCAGTGGTGCACTTGTCATTGGTCAGGCTGGTGAAAACAAAGTGCTCTATGCCAACATTTGTTCTGGACATAGGTTTTTGGGCCGTTGTGGCATGGGTGCAGTATTGGGCTCAAAAAATTTGAAAGCGATAGTTGCTAAAGGAAATGAATTCAAAATTTTGCCAAAAAATCCCAAAAAGTTTGATAAAGCGCGCAAAAAAACCCTTAAATTTATAAACCGAAATCCAATTACCTCGGTATCATACCGCCAGTTTGGGACAAATGCAAATGTGAATCTCAACAATGCTGGAGGATTATTGCCAGTTCGAAATTTTACCGGCGGTTCGCATGGAGAAGCACATAAACTATCTGGTGAAGAGATGGCTGAACGCTTCGATACTAAATTTTCTACATGTAAGCCATGCGCTATTCTGTGCGGTCACAAAGGAAACATTGATGGTGAAATCAAGCAGATACCAGAATACGAAACTATCGGAACATTTGGATCTAATTTAGAGATATTTGACCCTGTTGCTGTCAGCCATTTTAACGAACTATGTACAAAATACGGCCTTGATACAATATCAACTGCCGTCACAATTGCCTGGGCAATGGAAGCTACTGAAAAAGGATTAATCAAAACTGATCTTAGATTTGGATCACCAGAAAATGTGGCAAAAACAATAACCGATATAGCTTTTAGAAGAGGATTGGGAAATGATCTTGCCAACGGCACCAGGAAACTATCGCAAAAATATGGCGGAGCAGATTTTGCAATTCAGGTTAAGGGGCTGGAAATGGCTGCCTATGATCCGCGAGGTGCATGGGGACAGGCATTAAGCTATGCAGTAGCAAATCGTGGCGCCTGCCACCTTTCCACTGCAAGCTTTGCCGTAGAAGTATATCTCAATATGCATGATCCTTTCTCACTTAAAGGCAAAGGTTCCATGATAGCATTTTTAGAAGATGTTACCTGTGCTATTAATTCCATGCATATATGCCAGTTCACTGCATTTGCAGTAGAACTTGAGCCATTTGTAGTGAAATATACACCAACATTTCTGCTTAATCCAATGGTAACCTATCTTAATCCAATTGCAACAAAGTTTATGGATGTGAGCCTATGGCCAGAAATGTGGTCAGGTATTACCGGTAAACCAATGGGAATGTTTAAGTGGATAAAAGCAGGAAGAAGAATCCATGTGCTTGAACGTTATATGAATACCCGAGAAGGCATTTCACGAAAAGATGACACCCTGCCGCAGCGATTTTTAACCGAAGGTAGAAACTGCGATCCAAAGCAGCGCACGGTACCATTGGATGAATTGCTGGACAGCTATTACAAAGCACGTGGTTTTGACAGCAATGGCATACCAAAAGATCGAACGTTAAAGCGATTAAAAATTGAAAAAAAATAA
- a CDS encoding iron-containing alcohol dehydrogenase → MISYNFTFLSHPKICSGLKALEHIPFELESLNARKPLVITSPRWAKKGLDKTLVKALYDSNITIGALFTNAPHYPSLTIINELSKLYRDRGCDSIIALGSGGITQIAKAVNMVVSLKADILQCTEITISSPLKPLICVPTADCEGGEMASVAYYERFEKQSDFLYPDVIVIDSRITRHATKEEVANCALTSLAHAIEACGIETPNPINDAYAHTALQFIYQYLPKAFKRTCNKDASVAIVNAAACADTAFSNAPQGIVHTLAQAIASDTNLKPGIVMGILLRHSLAAKLQAKGGIRPELLLALAGIDTYAKTPEKDRQKTAYDYLITCINVTKEFVPSTLKELKIPHYKLKEYALLASAKNRQFKESAYFALLEKSWEGK, encoded by the coding sequence ATGATTTCATATAATTTCACTTTTTTAAGTCATCCAAAAATTTGCTCAGGACTTAAAGCGCTTGAGCATATCCCATTTGAATTAGAATCACTCAACGCCCGCAAACCTCTTGTAATCACATCACCACGCTGGGCTAAAAAAGGATTGGATAAAACATTAGTGAAAGCATTATACGATAGCAACATAACTATAGGTGCACTCTTTACCAATGCCCCTCACTATCCAAGTTTGACTATAATCAATGAGCTATCCAAACTATATAGAGATAGAGGCTGCGATTCAATCATTGCACTTGGTTCAGGTGGTATCACTCAAATAGCAAAAGCTGTGAATATGGTTGTATCACTGAAAGCTGATATTTTACAATGCACTGAAATTACCATATCATCACCCCTTAAGCCTTTGATATGTGTTCCTACTGCAGATTGCGAAGGCGGTGAAATGGCATCTGTTGCATATTATGAGCGTTTTGAAAAGCAATCTGATTTCCTCTATCCTGATGTCATTGTTATTGATTCACGAATTACCCGCCACGCAACTAAGGAAGAAGTAGCCAACTGTGCGCTCACATCACTTGCACACGCAATTGAAGCATGCGGCATTGAAACACCAAACCCCATTAACGACGCATACGCACACACTGCCCTACAATTTATTTATCAATACCTTCCAAAAGCTTTTAAAAGGACATGTAATAAGGATGCAAGTGTAGCCATTGTTAATGCAGCCGCTTGTGCTGATACTGCATTTTCAAATGCACCACAGGGAATTGTACATACACTAGCGCAGGCGATAGCTAGTGATACTAACCTTAAACCCGGAATTGTAATGGGTATACTTCTTCGCCATAGCCTTGCAGCCAAACTGCAAGCTAAAGGTGGAATTCGTCCAGAACTACTCCTTGCCCTTGCAGGAATTGATACCTACGCAAAAACTCCTGAAAAAGACAGGCAGAAAACTGCGTATGACTATCTCATTACATGTATCAATGTTACAAAAGAGTTTGTTCCTTCCACATTAAAAGAACTTAAAATTCCTCATTACAAACTCAAAGAATATGCCCTGCTTGCTTCTGCAAAGAATAGGCAGTTTAAAGAAAGTGCATATTTTGCATTACTGGAAAAATCCTGGGAAGGTAAATAA